A portion of the Streptomyces sp. NBC_01335 genome contains these proteins:
- a CDS encoding NAD(P)/FAD-dependent oxidoreductase: MSTTERPRILVVGGGYVGLYAARRILKKMRYGEATVTVVDPRSYMTYQPFLPEAAAGSISPRHVVVPLRRVLPKAEVLTGRVTTIDQERKVATVAPIVGEAYELPFDYLVIAMGAVSRTFPIPGLAEQGIGMKGIEEAIGLRNHVLEQLDKADSTTDEEIRRKALTFVFVGGGFAGAETVGEVEDMARDAAKYYTNVKREDMRFVLVDAADKILPEVGPKLGAYGKEHLESRGVEIYLSTSMDSCVDGHVVLKNGLEVDSSTIVWTAGVKPNPALSRFGLPLGPRGHVDTSEKLQVQGTDYIWAAGDNAQVPDMVGRRAGNPNAWCPPNAQHALRQAKVLGDNVVSGMRGFPQKEYSHANKGAVAGLGLHKGVAMIVMGKVKIKLKGRLAWYMHRGYHGMAMPTFNRKIRVFADWTLAMFLKREVVSLGAMETPREEFYEAAKPAPAPAAAKPEGEKAKA, encoded by the coding sequence ATGAGCACCACGGAGCGTCCCAGGATCCTCGTTGTAGGCGGTGGGTACGTAGGCCTGTACGCAGCTCGACGCATTCTCAAGAAGATGCGCTACGGAGAGGCGACCGTCACGGTCGTCGACCCGCGCTCGTACATGACGTACCAGCCCTTCCTCCCCGAAGCTGCCGCAGGCAGCATCTCGCCTCGGCATGTCGTCGTCCCCTTGCGACGCGTGCTGCCCAAGGCTGAGGTTCTCACCGGTCGTGTGACGACCATCGACCAGGAGCGCAAGGTCGCCACGGTCGCGCCGATCGTCGGCGAGGCCTACGAGCTGCCCTTCGACTACCTCGTCATCGCGATGGGCGCGGTCTCCCGCACCTTCCCGATCCCCGGCCTCGCCGAGCAGGGCATCGGCATGAAGGGCATCGAGGAGGCCATCGGCCTGCGCAACCACGTCCTGGAGCAGCTGGACAAGGCTGACTCCACGACCGACGAGGAGATCCGCCGCAAGGCGCTGACCTTCGTCTTCGTCGGCGGTGGCTTCGCCGGTGCGGAGACCGTCGGTGAGGTCGAGGACATGGCCCGGGACGCGGCCAAGTACTACACGAACGTCAAGCGCGAGGACATGCGCTTCGTTCTCGTCGACGCCGCCGACAAGATCCTTCCCGAGGTCGGCCCGAAGCTGGGCGCCTACGGCAAGGAGCACCTGGAGTCCCGCGGTGTGGAGATCTACCTCTCCACCTCCATGGACAGCTGCGTCGACGGCCACGTCGTGCTGAAGAACGGCCTTGAGGTCGACTCCAGCACCATCGTGTGGACCGCCGGTGTGAAGCCGAACCCGGCGCTCTCCCGCTTCGGTCTGCCGCTCGGCCCCCGCGGCCACGTGGACACCAGCGAGAAGCTCCAGGTCCAGGGCACCGACTACATCTGGGCCGCCGGCGACAACGCCCAGGTCCCGGACATGGTCGGCCGCCGCGCCGGCAACCCGAACGCCTGGTGCCCGCCGAACGCCCAGCACGCGCTGCGTCAGGCCAAGGTCCTCGGCGACAACGTGGTCTCCGGCATGCGGGGCTTCCCGCAGAAGGAGTACAGCCACGCCAACAAGGGTGCGGTCGCCGGTCTCGGCCTGCACAAGGGCGTCGCGATGATCGTCATGGGCAAGGTGAAGATCAAGCTCAAGGGCCGTCTCGCCTGGTACATGCACCGCGGCTACCACGGCATGGCGATGCCGACGTTCAACCGCAAGATCCGCGTCTTCGCCGACTGGACCCTCGCGATGTTCCTCAAGCGCGAGGTCGTCTCCCTGGGTGCCATGGAGACGCCGCGCGAGGAGTTCTACGAGGCGGCCAAGCCGGCTCCGGCTCCCGCCGCCGCGAAGCCCGAGGGCGAGAAGGCCAAGGCCTGA
- a CDS encoding cyclopropane-fatty-acyl-phospholipid synthase family protein, protein MADAASRLTALLTDLLGERFPVRIRAWDGSEAGPPGAPALVIRHRRALRRLLWKPGELGLARGWVAGEIDVEGNLYEVLDSIGALLWERGADAKETVHPLRDPKVRAFAKGLAQLAGPYPPPAPPAEEMHRRRTGPLHTRRRDKEAISHHYDVGNDFYELVLGPSMVYSCAYWEDGGTLEDAQRDKLDLVCRKLALKEGDRLLDVGCGWGSMAIHAAREYGAVVTGVTLSVEQAAYARKRVAEEGLTDRVEIRVQDYRDVRDGPYDAISSIGMAEHVGSVRYREYADDLFALLKPGGRLLNHQIARRPEKDEEAYQIDEFIDSYVFPDGELAPVGRTLGILEEAGFEARDVEALREHYALTLRQWVTNLEDNWTAAVAATSPGRARVWRLYMAASALSFEHNKIGVNQILAVRPTDAGHSRMPARSRRWTASATG, encoded by the coding sequence ATGGCAGACGCCGCGTCGCGGCTGACCGCTCTTCTCACGGATCTGCTCGGAGAACGTTTTCCGGTCCGCATCCGGGCCTGGGACGGCAGTGAGGCCGGACCGCCGGGTGCCCCCGCTCTCGTCATCCGCCACCGCCGCGCGCTGCGCCGACTGCTGTGGAAGCCGGGCGAGCTGGGGCTGGCCCGGGGCTGGGTGGCCGGCGAGATCGATGTCGAGGGCAATCTGTACGAGGTGCTCGACAGCATCGGCGCCCTCCTCTGGGAGCGGGGCGCCGACGCCAAGGAAACGGTCCACCCGCTGCGCGACCCGAAAGTCCGGGCCTTCGCGAAGGGCCTCGCCCAACTCGCGGGCCCCTACCCGCCGCCCGCCCCGCCCGCCGAGGAGATGCACCGCCGCCGCACCGGCCCGCTGCACACCCGGCGCCGGGACAAGGAGGCCATCAGTCACCACTACGACGTGGGCAACGACTTCTACGAGCTGGTCCTCGGCCCGTCCATGGTCTACTCCTGCGCCTACTGGGAGGACGGCGGCACTCTGGAGGACGCCCAGCGCGACAAACTCGACCTGGTCTGCCGCAAGCTCGCCCTCAAGGAGGGCGACCGCCTGCTGGACGTCGGGTGCGGCTGGGGCTCCATGGCCATCCACGCGGCCCGCGAGTACGGGGCCGTCGTCACCGGCGTGACCCTCTCCGTCGAACAGGCCGCCTACGCCCGCAAGCGGGTCGCCGAGGAGGGGCTGACGGACCGCGTCGAGATCCGGGTGCAGGACTACCGGGACGTGCGCGACGGGCCCTACGACGCGATCTCCTCCATCGGCATGGCCGAACACGTCGGCTCGGTCCGCTACCGCGAGTACGCCGATGACCTCTTCGCCCTCCTCAAGCCCGGCGGCCGGCTGCTCAACCACCAGATCGCCCGCCGTCCCGAGAAGGACGAAGAGGCTTACCAGATCGACGAGTTCATCGATTCCTATGTCTTCCCCGACGGTGAACTCGCCCCGGTGGGGCGGACGCTCGGGATTCTGGAGGAGGCGGGGTTCGAGGCCCGTGACGTCGAAGCGCTGCGCGAGCACTACGCGCTGACGCTGCGTCAGTGGGTCACGAACCTGGAGGACAACTGGACCGCCGCGGTCGCGGCCACCTCACCCGGGCGGGCCCGGGTCTGGCGGCTCTACATGGCGGCGTCCGCCCTCTCCTTCGAGCACAACAAGATCGGCGTCAACCAGATCCTCGCCGTCAGGCCGACGGACGCCGGACACTCCCGCATGCCCGCCCGCTCCCGCCGGTGGACGGCCTCCGCCACTGGCTGA